A stretch of Paenibacillus mucilaginosus 3016 DNA encodes these proteins:
- a CDS encoding DJ-1/PfpI family protein codes for MSKKILILTGDACEVLEVYYPYFRIQEEGYEPVIASPTKKVLHTVVHDFVEGWETYTEKPGHLLPSNIGFADVNPEDYDGVIIPGGRAPEYIRSDENLPRILRHFFEADKPVGAICHAAQVFSALKDTSFFEGRTLTAYTACRLDVEQLGATYAKDPLHVDGKLVTGHAWPDLPGFMREFLKLLK; via the coding sequence ATGTCCAAGAAGATTCTGATTCTGACCGGCGACGCGTGTGAAGTGCTGGAAGTCTATTATCCGTACTTCCGGATTCAGGAGGAAGGTTATGAACCGGTGATTGCTTCCCCGACCAAAAAGGTGCTGCACACCGTTGTCCATGATTTCGTGGAAGGGTGGGAGACGTACACGGAGAAGCCGGGGCATCTGCTGCCGTCGAATATCGGCTTCGCGGATGTGAATCCGGAGGATTACGACGGGGTGATCATCCCGGGAGGCCGGGCGCCGGAGTATATCCGCTCGGATGAGAACCTGCCGCGCATTCTGCGCCACTTCTTCGAAGCGGACAAGCCGGTCGGCGCGATCTGCCACGCGGCGCAGGTGTTCTCCGCGCTCAAGGATACGAGCTTCTTCGAAGGCCGTACGCTGACGGCTTACACGGCCTGCCGACTGGATGTCGAGCAGCTTGGCGCAACGTATGCGAAGGACCCGCTGCATGTGGACGGCAAGCTGGTCACCGGCCATGCCTGGCCGGACCTGCCGGGCTTCATGCGGGAGTTCCTCAAGCTGTTGAAGTAG